The following coding sequences are from one Onychostoma macrolepis isolate SWU-2019 chromosome 24, ASM1243209v1, whole genome shotgun sequence window:
- the LOC131533607 gene encoding uncharacterized protein LOC131533607 isoform X1, which yields MAWTSRLITIAVLIALMGCFTGAQGNYRRPTRVGVSCCKEVSKGRIPAAIKLVGYKHQNALSPCVDAIIFYTEKEKFCSDPDALWIKNRLKGLKEIVD from the exons GGACTTCTAGATTAATCACCATTGCTGTTCTGATCGCTCTCATGGGATGTTTCACTGGTGCGCAAGGCAACT ATCGTCGTCCCACTCGAGTTGGAGTGAGCTGTTGTAAGGAGGTGTCAAAAGGAAGAATCCCTGCTGCAATTAAACTGGTTGGATACAAGCATCAGAATGCCCTGAGTCCATGTGTGGATGCGATAAT ATTCTACACAGAGAAGGAAAAGTTCTGCTCTGATCCAGATGCGCTCTGGATTAAAAACCGTCTGAAAG GTCTGAAGGAGATTGTGGACTGA
- the LOC131533607 gene encoding C-C motif chemokine 8-like isoform X2 produces the protein MQLCWKLALMMMVLVCVTAQQSNYRRPTRVGVSCCKEVSKGRIPAAIKLVGYKHQNALSPCVDAIIFYTEKEKFCSDPDALWIKNRLKGLKEIVD, from the exons ATGCAGCTCTGCTGGAAATTAGCTCTGATGATGATGGTTCTTGTGTGTGTTACTGCACAGCAATCCAACT ATCGTCGTCCCACTCGAGTTGGAGTGAGCTGTTGTAAGGAGGTGTCAAAAGGAAGAATCCCTGCTGCAATTAAACTGGTTGGATACAAGCATCAGAATGCCCTGAGTCCATGTGTGGATGCGATAAT ATTCTACACAGAGAAGGAAAAGTTCTGCTCTGATCCAGATGCGCTCTGGATTAAAAACCGTCTGAAAG GTCTGAAGGAGATTGTGGACTGA